The following coding sequences lie in one Musa acuminata AAA Group cultivar baxijiao chromosome BXJ3-1, Cavendish_Baxijiao_AAA, whole genome shotgun sequence genomic window:
- the LOC103992434 gene encoding paired amphipathic helix protein Sin3-like 4, whose protein sequence is MLDFNSFMSRWKPVTFEESLTFVKKVKARDYQLYLSLFDIVSRNEQMTPDIYDDLLLLFENHNDLQKELMRFKPLVVERMIDNDVLSGMALLLVLILFLSLFILFEQPLKYAFQQVFGT, encoded by the exons ATGCTGGACTTCAATTCCTTCATGTCAAGATGGAAACCTGTTACATTTGAAGAATCTCTAACCTTTGTGAAGAAAGTAAAG GCTCGCGATTACCAATTGTACTTGTCATTGTTCGACATTGTCAGCCGGAACGAACAGATGACCCCAGATATCTACGACGAT CTACTATTGCTCTTCGAGAATCACAATGATCTGCAAAAGGAGCTAATGCGTTTCAAACCTCTCGTCGTAGAAAGAATGATTGACAACGACGTTTTATCAGGAATGGCTCTTCTCCTTGTGCTAATATTATTCTTGAGCTTGTTCATTTTGTTTGAACAACCTCTGAAATATGCTTTTCAACAAGTGTTTGGAACCTAA
- the LOC135629021 gene encoding paired amphipathic helix protein Sin3-like 4 isoform X2 — MKGAREEALMGSQLKRPNVPRADPSGQTHMAPAPATGSTPKLTTNDALAYLKAVKDIFQDKREKYDEFLEVMKDFKSQRIDTNGVIMRVKELFKGHRDLILGFNTFLPKGYEIKLPEEKKPVEFEEAINFVNKIKNRFQNDDHVYKSFLDILNMYRRDNKSIHEVYQEVAALFQNHQDLLEEFTHFLPDASATFAPHYPYSGRPFVRRDDRSSIMPTARHVHGDKRDRAYTSHADRDFSVDRPDTEHDRQRRLAEKEKDRKEDRDKRDREWDEKDMDHDSGDLGNTHPRRKHSSKRVDDSVAEPMQQGGDGADGIYSISASSFDDKNALKSVYTREFNFCEKVKEKLHPDTYQEFLKCLHIYSKEIINRTELKNLVSDILGKYPDLMDGFNEFLAHCENIDGFLEGVFNKRHIARPVKLEDGDREREREMDKREKDRERERVDKGALYNSKEGASHKATLFTNKEKYNLWKPISELDLSNCQRCTPSYRLLPKNYPIPPASHRTELGVSVLNDVWVSVTSGSEDYSFKHMRKNQYEESLFRCEDDRFELDMLLESVNITTKRVEELIEMMQDPVKSENPTRMEDHLNSLNLRCIERLYGDHGLDVMDVLRKNASLALPVILTRLKQKQEEWSRCRSDFNKVWAEIYAKNYHKSLDHRSFYFKQQDTKSLSTKALLAEIKEINDKMKKEDDILVTIAARNRQPIVPNMAFEYVDVSIHEDLYQIIKYSCGEVCTSSDQLDKVMKIWTTFLEPLLGVPSRNQLAEDAEDVKPKSRVVKANLSVVGESNGSPGADYAGASKQSNGDENIPSEQTALCRTRSANGDTTVTENGFHDVDKTTRHGENLCNNLLQGRVQGSAPMADEVSGITGTNVSAERMPDTTSVAGRAEQCHNRTNREIVTGASGASRAANFGNETLVEPRATNENLPASEGVQTGRPLLAANGGNTTEGNKGHRPSEGSASLNNLKVEREEGELSPNGDFEEDNFVTFEDVAVNVTPKGKDGSSSRQYQVRPGEVEASCGEVAGENEADADDEGEESAQRSTEVSGNASEAGEDVSGSESGDGEECSHEDHEEEEDDAGNDDQDAKAESEGEAEGEITSLPFSERILHTVKPLARHVPTALHDKEDKSSRIFYGNDSFYVLFRLHQTLYERILSAKTNSLAAEKKWRSSKDTNPPDLYAKFMSALYHLLDGSADNTKFEDDCRAIIGTQSYVLFTLDKLIYKVAKQLQAIASDEMDNKLLQLYLYEKSRRSGRSSDLVYHENARVLLHDENIYRFECCSQSSSMTCLSIQLMEYGHEKPEVTAVTIDPSFSAYLCSDFLSSVPDKIGAEGVFLGRNKRKYVGDDENTSTCKTMVGFQVINGLECKISCSSSKVSYVLDTEDFLFRVRKKRRYSCGGSIFHDQAQPSQVHDTKVQLFHQFLISFLSRS; from the exons ATGAAAGGGGCGAGGGAGGAGGCTTTGATGGGTTCTCAGCTCAAACGGCCCAACGTTCCTCGAGCGGATCC GTCCGGGCAAACCCATATGGCTCCAGCACCGGCAACTGGTAGTACACCCAAACTCACAACTAATGATGCTCTAGCTTATCTGAAGGCTGTGAAAGATATATTTCAAGACAAAAGGGAAAAATATGATGAATTTCTTGAAGTCATGAAAGATTTCAAGAGCCAGAG GATTGACACAAATGGGGTTATCATGAGGGTGAAGGAATTATTTAAGGGGCATCGGGATCTGATCTTGGGCTTTAACACCTTCTTGCCAAAGGGATATGAGATTAAGTTACCAGAAGAAAAGAAACCAGTCGAATTTGAGGAAGCAATCAATTTCGTTAACAAAATTAAG AATCGTTTCCAGAATGATGATCATGTTTACAAGTCATTCTTAGATATCCTGAATATGTATCGAAGGGATAATAAGTCAATTCATGAGGTCTACCAAGAG GTGGCAGCCCTCTTTCAGAATCATCAAGATTTGCTCGAGGAATTCACACACTTTTTGCCTGATGCTTCAGCAACATTTGCTCCACATTATCCATATTCTGGTCGGCCCTTTGTGCGTCGAGATGACAGGAGCTCTATTATGCCTACAGCAAGGCATGTTCATGGGGATAAG AGGGATAGAGCTTATACATCACATGCCGATCGCGATTTTAGTGTCGATCGTCCTGATACAGAACATGATAGGCAGAGAAGACTtgcagagaaagaaaaagataggAAGGAAGATAGGGACAAAAGAGACCGAGAATGGGATGAGAAGGACATGGATCATGACAGCGGAGATTTAGGTAACACACATCCTAGGCGTAAACACTCATCTAAAAGGGTGGATGACTCTGTTGCCGAGCCAATGCAGCAAGGAGGTGATGGCGctgatggcatttatagcatttcAGCTTCATCTTTTGATGATAAGAATGCTTTGAAGA GTGTATATACCCGAGAATTTAACTTTTGCGAGAAAGTCAAGGAAAAGTTGCACCCTGACACATACCAGGAGTTTTTGAAATGCCTTCACATATACAGCAAAGAAATAATAAATAGAACAGAATTAAAGAATCTG GTAAGTGATATCCTTGGAAAGTATCCAGATCTCATGGACGGCTTCAATGAATTTTTGGCACATTGTGAAAATATAG ATGGATTTCTCGAAGGAGTATTCAACAAAA GACACATTGCTAGGCCAGTTAAGTTAGAGGATGGAGACAGAGAAAGAGAGCGTGAAATGGATAAGAGGGAGAAAGATCGTGAAAGGGAAAGAGTTGACAAAGGTGCTCTTTACAATTCTAAAGAGGGTGCCTCTCACAAGGCTACTTTGTTCACAAACAAAGAAAAGTATAATTTATGGAAACCTATTTCAGAGCTTGACCTCTCAAATTGTCAACGTTGTACCCCAAGTTACCGTCTTCTACCAAAAAAT TATCCGATTCCTCCTGCTAGCCACAGGACTGAACTTGGAGTGTCAGTATTAAATGATGTATGGGTATCAGTGACTTCTGGAAGTGAGGATTACTCTTTCAAGCACATGCGCAAAAACCAATATGAAGAAAGCTTATTTAGATGTGAAGATGATAG ATTTGAGCTGGATATGTTATTGGAATCGGTGAATATCACAACCAAACGAGTGGAAGAATTAATAGAAATGATGCAAGACCCTGTCAAATCAGAAAATCCAACTCGCATGGAAGACCACCTTAACT ctTTAAATTTGAGGTGCATTGAACGGTTATATGGTGACCATGGCCTTGATGTCATGGATGTACTTCGCAAGAATGCCAGTCTTGCTTTGCCAGTCATATTAACCCGCCTGAAACAGAAGCAAGAGGAATGGTCTAGGTGTCGTTCAGATTTTAATAAAGTTTGGGCTGAAATATATGCCAAGAActatcataaatcacttgatcatcgcagtttttattttaagcAACAGGATACAAAGAGCTTGAGCACAAAAG CTTTGCTGGCTGAGATTAAAGAAATTAATGACAAGATGAAGAAGGAGGATGACATTCTTGTCACCATTGCTGCCAGAAATAGGCAGCCTATTGTTCCCAATATGGCATTTGAGTATGTTGATGTAAGTATCCATGAGGATTTGTATCAGATCATTAAATATTCATGTGGAGAAGTTTGCACATCTTCTGATCAATTGGACAAAGTCATGAAGATATGGACTACTTTTTTAGAGCCCCTTTTGGGTGTTCCTTCTCGAAACCAACTTGCAGAAGATGCTGAAGATGTGAAACCTAAGAGTCGTGTTGTCAAAGCCAATTTGTCAGTTGTGGGTGAAAGCAATGGGAGCCCCGGTGCTGATTATGCTGGTGCTTCCAAGCAAAGCAATGGTGATGAGAACATTCCATCTGAACAAACAGCTCTGTGCAGGACTAGGTCAGCCAATGGAGATACAACAGTTACTGAAAATGGTTTTCATGATGTTGATAAAACCACTCGCCATGGAGAAAATCTTTGTAACAATTTGCTGCAAGGGAGAGTGCAGGGTAGTGCTCCTATGGCTGATGAAGTGTCTGGAATAACTGGAACAAATGTGTCTGCAGAGCGTATGCCAGATACCACTTCTGTTGCTGGTAGAGCTGAACAATGTCACAATAGAACAAACCGGGAGATTGTAACAG GGGCTAGTGGTGCATCTAGAGCTGCCAATTTTGGAAACGAGACACTAGTTGAACCTCGAGCTACCAATGAAAATTTACCTGCTTCAGAG GGTGTACAAACTGGAAGGCCTCTCCTAGCGGCTAATGGTGGTAACACCACTGAAGGCAACAAAGGTCACAGACCTAGTGAAGGTTCTGCTTCCTTGAATAACCTTAAGGTTGAAAGAGAAGAAGGTGAATTGTCACCGAATGGAGACTTTGAGGAGGATAATTTTGTGACATTTGAGGATGTTGCTGTAAATGTAACTCCTAAAGGGAAAGACGGTTCTTCTAGCAGACAGTATCAAGTCAGACCTGGAGAAGTAGAGGCTTCCTGTGGTGAGGTTGCAGGGGAGAATGAAGCGGATGCTGATGATGAGGGTGAGGAAAGTGCTCAACGGTCTACAGAGGTCAGTGGAAATGCATCAGAGGCTGGTGAGGATGTCTCCGGCAGTGAATCTGGTGATGGTGAGGAGTGCTCGCATGAAGATcatgaagaggaagaggatgatgCCGGGAATGACGACCAGGATGCAAAGGCTGAAAGTGAGGGTGAAGCTGAAGGAGAAATTACATCACTACCATTTTCTGAACGAATTCTGCACACAGTTAAACCTCTTGCAAGACATGTGCCTACAGCATTACATGATAAGGAAGATAAATCTTCACGAATTTTTTATGGAAATGATTCATTTTATGTGCTGTTTCGGCTTCATCAG actttgtatGAAAGGATACTCTCGGCCAAGACAAACTCATTAGCTGCTGAAAAGAAATGGAGAAGTTCTAAAGATACAAACCCTCCTGATTTATATGCCAA ATTTATGAGTGCTCTTTACCACCTTCTTGATGGTTCTGCTGACAATACCAAGTTCGAAGATGATTGTCGTGCTATCATTGGAACTCAGTCCTATGTACTTTTCACATTGGACAAGCTAATCTATAAAGTTGCTAAACAG ctTCAAGCAATAGCTTCAGATGAGATGGATAATAAGCTTCTCCAACTATACTTGTATGAAAAATCAAGGCGATCGGGCAGATCTTCTGATCTAGTCTATCATGAGAATGCACGTGTGCTTCTTCATGATGAAAACATATACAGATTTGAATGT tgTTCACAATCTTCAAGCATGACCTGCCTATCCATTCAGCTCATGGAATATGGACATGAGAAGCCTGAAGTCACCGCTGTCACAATAGATCCCAGCTTTTCAGCTTATCTATGCAGTGATTTTCTGTCAAGTGTTCCGGATAAGATAGGAGCAGAGGGTGTCTTCCTGGGAAG GAATAAACGCAAATATGTGGGAGATGATGAAAACACTTCTACTTGCAAGACCATGGTTGGGTTTCAAGTAATCAATGGCTTGGAATGCAAGATATCTTGCAGTTCTTCAAAG GTGTCTTATGTGCTAGACACAGAAGATTTCTTGTTCCGAgtgagaaagaaaaggagatattCATGTGGGGGGTCTATATTTCATGACCAAGCACAGCCATCACAAGTACATGACACAAAAGTACAGCTGTTTCACCAATTCCTGATCAGTTTCCTGTCTAGATCCTGA
- the LOC103992419 gene encoding protein Dr1 homolog has protein sequence MEPMDIVGKSKEDVSLPKSTMFKIIKEMLPPDVRVARDTQDLLVECCVEFINLLSSESNEVCNREDKKTIAPEHVLKALEVLGFGEYIEEVYAAYEQHKLDTLDSPKGGKFSGIEMTEEEALAEQQRMFAEARARMNNGVSIQKQPEADNNLES, from the exons ATGGAACCGATGGACATCGTCGGGAAGTCGAAAGAGGACGTATCGCTCCCGAAAT CAACAATGTTCAAGATTATAAAGGAGATGCTACCACCTGATGTTCGTGTAGCTAGAGATACTCAAGATCTTCTCGTGGAATGTTGCGTAG AATTTATCAATCTTCTATCTTCGGAGTCCAATGAAGTATGTAATCGAGAGGACAAAAAGACAATTGCACCAGAGCATGTGCTCAAGGCTTTGGAG GTTCTTGGGTTTGGTGAATACATTGAGGAGGTTTATGCTGCATACGAACAACATAAGCTTGACACCCTT GACTCACCTAAAGGTGGTAAATTTAGCGGTATCGAGATGACAGAGGAAGAAGCATTGGCAGAGCAACAGAGGATGTTTGCGGAGGCGCGTGCTAGAATGAATAACGGAGTTAGCATTCAAAAGCAGCCAGAGGCTGACAACAATCTGGAAAGCTGA
- the LOC135629021 gene encoding paired amphipathic helix protein Sin3-like 4 isoform X1, whose protein sequence is MKGAREEALMGSQLKRPNVPRADPSGQTHMAPAPATGSTPKLTTNDALAYLKAVKDIFQDKREKYDEFLEVMKDFKSQRIDTNGVIMRVKELFKGHRDLILGFNTFLPKGYEIKLPEEKKPVEFEEAINFVNKIKNRFQNDDHVYKSFLDILNMYRRDNKSIHEVYQEVAALFQNHQDLLEEFTHFLPDASATFAPHYPYSGRPFVRRDDRSSIMPTARHVHGDKRDRAYTSHADRDFSVDRPDTEHDRQRRLAEKEKDRKEDRDKRDREWDEKDMDHDSGDLGNTHPRRKHSSKRVDDSVAEPMQQGGDGADGIYSISASSFDDKNALKSVYTREFNFCEKVKEKLHPDTYQEFLKCLHIYSKEIINRTELKNLVSDILGKYPDLMDGFNEFLAHCENIGLHSFLNEGYFADGFLEGVFNKRHIARPVKLEDGDREREREMDKREKDRERERVDKGALYNSKEGASHKATLFTNKEKYNLWKPISELDLSNCQRCTPSYRLLPKNYPIPPASHRTELGVSVLNDVWVSVTSGSEDYSFKHMRKNQYEESLFRCEDDRFELDMLLESVNITTKRVEELIEMMQDPVKSENPTRMEDHLNSLNLRCIERLYGDHGLDVMDVLRKNASLALPVILTRLKQKQEEWSRCRSDFNKVWAEIYAKNYHKSLDHRSFYFKQQDTKSLSTKALLAEIKEINDKMKKEDDILVTIAARNRQPIVPNMAFEYVDVSIHEDLYQIIKYSCGEVCTSSDQLDKVMKIWTTFLEPLLGVPSRNQLAEDAEDVKPKSRVVKANLSVVGESNGSPGADYAGASKQSNGDENIPSEQTALCRTRSANGDTTVTENGFHDVDKTTRHGENLCNNLLQGRVQGSAPMADEVSGITGTNVSAERMPDTTSVAGRAEQCHNRTNREIVTGASGASRAANFGNETLVEPRATNENLPASEGVQTGRPLLAANGGNTTEGNKGHRPSEGSASLNNLKVEREEGELSPNGDFEEDNFVTFEDVAVNVTPKGKDGSSSRQYQVRPGEVEASCGEVAGENEADADDEGEESAQRSTEVSGNASEAGEDVSGSESGDGEECSHEDHEEEEDDAGNDDQDAKAESEGEAEGEITSLPFSERILHTVKPLARHVPTALHDKEDKSSRIFYGNDSFYVLFRLHQTLYERILSAKTNSLAAEKKWRSSKDTNPPDLYAKFMSALYHLLDGSADNTKFEDDCRAIIGTQSYVLFTLDKLIYKVAKQLQAIASDEMDNKLLQLYLYEKSRRSGRSSDLVYHENARVLLHDENIYRFECCSQSSSMTCLSIQLMEYGHEKPEVTAVTIDPSFSAYLCSDFLSSVPDKIGAEGVFLGRNKRKYVGDDENTSTCKTMVGFQVINGLECKISCSSSKVSYVLDTEDFLFRVRKKRRYSCGGSIFHDQAQPSQVHDTKVQLFHQFLISFLSRS, encoded by the exons ATGAAAGGGGCGAGGGAGGAGGCTTTGATGGGTTCTCAGCTCAAACGGCCCAACGTTCCTCGAGCGGATCC GTCCGGGCAAACCCATATGGCTCCAGCACCGGCAACTGGTAGTACACCCAAACTCACAACTAATGATGCTCTAGCTTATCTGAAGGCTGTGAAAGATATATTTCAAGACAAAAGGGAAAAATATGATGAATTTCTTGAAGTCATGAAAGATTTCAAGAGCCAGAG GATTGACACAAATGGGGTTATCATGAGGGTGAAGGAATTATTTAAGGGGCATCGGGATCTGATCTTGGGCTTTAACACCTTCTTGCCAAAGGGATATGAGATTAAGTTACCAGAAGAAAAGAAACCAGTCGAATTTGAGGAAGCAATCAATTTCGTTAACAAAATTAAG AATCGTTTCCAGAATGATGATCATGTTTACAAGTCATTCTTAGATATCCTGAATATGTATCGAAGGGATAATAAGTCAATTCATGAGGTCTACCAAGAG GTGGCAGCCCTCTTTCAGAATCATCAAGATTTGCTCGAGGAATTCACACACTTTTTGCCTGATGCTTCAGCAACATTTGCTCCACATTATCCATATTCTGGTCGGCCCTTTGTGCGTCGAGATGACAGGAGCTCTATTATGCCTACAGCAAGGCATGTTCATGGGGATAAG AGGGATAGAGCTTATACATCACATGCCGATCGCGATTTTAGTGTCGATCGTCCTGATACAGAACATGATAGGCAGAGAAGACTtgcagagaaagaaaaagataggAAGGAAGATAGGGACAAAAGAGACCGAGAATGGGATGAGAAGGACATGGATCATGACAGCGGAGATTTAGGTAACACACATCCTAGGCGTAAACACTCATCTAAAAGGGTGGATGACTCTGTTGCCGAGCCAATGCAGCAAGGAGGTGATGGCGctgatggcatttatagcatttcAGCTTCATCTTTTGATGATAAGAATGCTTTGAAGA GTGTATATACCCGAGAATTTAACTTTTGCGAGAAAGTCAAGGAAAAGTTGCACCCTGACACATACCAGGAGTTTTTGAAATGCCTTCACATATACAGCAAAGAAATAATAAATAGAACAGAATTAAAGAATCTG GTAAGTGATATCCTTGGAAAGTATCCAGATCTCATGGACGGCTTCAATGAATTTTTGGCACATTGTGAAAATATAG GCCTTCACAGTTTTCTAAATGAAGGCTATTTTGCAGATGGATTTCTCGAAGGAGTATTCAACAAAA GACACATTGCTAGGCCAGTTAAGTTAGAGGATGGAGACAGAGAAAGAGAGCGTGAAATGGATAAGAGGGAGAAAGATCGTGAAAGGGAAAGAGTTGACAAAGGTGCTCTTTACAATTCTAAAGAGGGTGCCTCTCACAAGGCTACTTTGTTCACAAACAAAGAAAAGTATAATTTATGGAAACCTATTTCAGAGCTTGACCTCTCAAATTGTCAACGTTGTACCCCAAGTTACCGTCTTCTACCAAAAAAT TATCCGATTCCTCCTGCTAGCCACAGGACTGAACTTGGAGTGTCAGTATTAAATGATGTATGGGTATCAGTGACTTCTGGAAGTGAGGATTACTCTTTCAAGCACATGCGCAAAAACCAATATGAAGAAAGCTTATTTAGATGTGAAGATGATAG ATTTGAGCTGGATATGTTATTGGAATCGGTGAATATCACAACCAAACGAGTGGAAGAATTAATAGAAATGATGCAAGACCCTGTCAAATCAGAAAATCCAACTCGCATGGAAGACCACCTTAACT ctTTAAATTTGAGGTGCATTGAACGGTTATATGGTGACCATGGCCTTGATGTCATGGATGTACTTCGCAAGAATGCCAGTCTTGCTTTGCCAGTCATATTAACCCGCCTGAAACAGAAGCAAGAGGAATGGTCTAGGTGTCGTTCAGATTTTAATAAAGTTTGGGCTGAAATATATGCCAAGAActatcataaatcacttgatcatcgcagtttttattttaagcAACAGGATACAAAGAGCTTGAGCACAAAAG CTTTGCTGGCTGAGATTAAAGAAATTAATGACAAGATGAAGAAGGAGGATGACATTCTTGTCACCATTGCTGCCAGAAATAGGCAGCCTATTGTTCCCAATATGGCATTTGAGTATGTTGATGTAAGTATCCATGAGGATTTGTATCAGATCATTAAATATTCATGTGGAGAAGTTTGCACATCTTCTGATCAATTGGACAAAGTCATGAAGATATGGACTACTTTTTTAGAGCCCCTTTTGGGTGTTCCTTCTCGAAACCAACTTGCAGAAGATGCTGAAGATGTGAAACCTAAGAGTCGTGTTGTCAAAGCCAATTTGTCAGTTGTGGGTGAAAGCAATGGGAGCCCCGGTGCTGATTATGCTGGTGCTTCCAAGCAAAGCAATGGTGATGAGAACATTCCATCTGAACAAACAGCTCTGTGCAGGACTAGGTCAGCCAATGGAGATACAACAGTTACTGAAAATGGTTTTCATGATGTTGATAAAACCACTCGCCATGGAGAAAATCTTTGTAACAATTTGCTGCAAGGGAGAGTGCAGGGTAGTGCTCCTATGGCTGATGAAGTGTCTGGAATAACTGGAACAAATGTGTCTGCAGAGCGTATGCCAGATACCACTTCTGTTGCTGGTAGAGCTGAACAATGTCACAATAGAACAAACCGGGAGATTGTAACAG GGGCTAGTGGTGCATCTAGAGCTGCCAATTTTGGAAACGAGACACTAGTTGAACCTCGAGCTACCAATGAAAATTTACCTGCTTCAGAG GGTGTACAAACTGGAAGGCCTCTCCTAGCGGCTAATGGTGGTAACACCACTGAAGGCAACAAAGGTCACAGACCTAGTGAAGGTTCTGCTTCCTTGAATAACCTTAAGGTTGAAAGAGAAGAAGGTGAATTGTCACCGAATGGAGACTTTGAGGAGGATAATTTTGTGACATTTGAGGATGTTGCTGTAAATGTAACTCCTAAAGGGAAAGACGGTTCTTCTAGCAGACAGTATCAAGTCAGACCTGGAGAAGTAGAGGCTTCCTGTGGTGAGGTTGCAGGGGAGAATGAAGCGGATGCTGATGATGAGGGTGAGGAAAGTGCTCAACGGTCTACAGAGGTCAGTGGAAATGCATCAGAGGCTGGTGAGGATGTCTCCGGCAGTGAATCTGGTGATGGTGAGGAGTGCTCGCATGAAGATcatgaagaggaagaggatgatgCCGGGAATGACGACCAGGATGCAAAGGCTGAAAGTGAGGGTGAAGCTGAAGGAGAAATTACATCACTACCATTTTCTGAACGAATTCTGCACACAGTTAAACCTCTTGCAAGACATGTGCCTACAGCATTACATGATAAGGAAGATAAATCTTCACGAATTTTTTATGGAAATGATTCATTTTATGTGCTGTTTCGGCTTCATCAG actttgtatGAAAGGATACTCTCGGCCAAGACAAACTCATTAGCTGCTGAAAAGAAATGGAGAAGTTCTAAAGATACAAACCCTCCTGATTTATATGCCAA ATTTATGAGTGCTCTTTACCACCTTCTTGATGGTTCTGCTGACAATACCAAGTTCGAAGATGATTGTCGTGCTATCATTGGAACTCAGTCCTATGTACTTTTCACATTGGACAAGCTAATCTATAAAGTTGCTAAACAG ctTCAAGCAATAGCTTCAGATGAGATGGATAATAAGCTTCTCCAACTATACTTGTATGAAAAATCAAGGCGATCGGGCAGATCTTCTGATCTAGTCTATCATGAGAATGCACGTGTGCTTCTTCATGATGAAAACATATACAGATTTGAATGT tgTTCACAATCTTCAAGCATGACCTGCCTATCCATTCAGCTCATGGAATATGGACATGAGAAGCCTGAAGTCACCGCTGTCACAATAGATCCCAGCTTTTCAGCTTATCTATGCAGTGATTTTCTGTCAAGTGTTCCGGATAAGATAGGAGCAGAGGGTGTCTTCCTGGGAAG GAATAAACGCAAATATGTGGGAGATGATGAAAACACTTCTACTTGCAAGACCATGGTTGGGTTTCAAGTAATCAATGGCTTGGAATGCAAGATATCTTGCAGTTCTTCAAAG GTGTCTTATGTGCTAGACACAGAAGATTTCTTGTTCCGAgtgagaaagaaaaggagatattCATGTGGGGGGTCTATATTTCATGACCAAGCACAGCCATCACAAGTACATGACACAAAAGTACAGCTGTTTCACCAATTCCTGATCAGTTTCCTGTCTAGATCCTGA